A window of Zingiber officinale cultivar Zhangliang chromosome 5A, Zo_v1.1, whole genome shotgun sequence contains these coding sequences:
- the LOC121979299 gene encoding pentatricopeptide repeat-containing protein At1g11290, chloroplastic-like, which translates to MLSSLPSLLSSLPLLPNVSDPRSIFLDSAASVRLIGFSAARRNLNLAASAHAALLKSGLHSHLFVANSLLDAYSKCGHLDRALDLFDRMPRRDVVSWTTIISALCLNGSPADAIGVFVDMLSEETAPPPNEFTAAAVLRACGMLTDEKMGRMFHGHLVASGFAYDVFVSNSLIDMYAKAGSIVDAERLVGGLSSRDVVSWSTIISGCVLHGMFDNALVLFVEMLEEGIVPNIVTMLSVIQACSLLGRPSLFTAVHTCLIKWELHHSIPVAKSLAIMYAKNGFFYEGVKVFNQLFSPNENECFDPDLIAALIHGCTQTGSLDHGKAIHGRVFKMGFLNCTIVENSVIDLYAKHGQIESAHSIFQRMGERDIVSWNTMISCLLKNDHADESLDYLSQLHAASGSELMPDFVTIISSIQACSMMSSMENGQILHGLVIKSGFNSDVFVCNALIDMYGKSGWVNSANQIFQEMDVRDLGSWNSIISIYGIHGKGASALQVFKNLRLAQTHKPNAVTFVNIISACGHSGLPLEGFECFKVMQRDYEIEPTIEHYAAVVDLFGRCGKLIEAEKFIEEMPIKPGPSIWGSLLGACVIHRNVEMAKRAAAELSVMEPDSNVWRVALSNVYASAGLWDEAAKVRAEMKREGSRKEPGWSYVVLRGMEKFKFIVGDTRHPETDRIYQVWRSIMEHITDGFVETL; encoded by the coding sequence ATGCTCTCTTCGCTTCCatctctcctctcttctcttcctctcctcccaaATGTCTCCGACCCACGCAGCATCTTCCTCGACTCCGCCGCCTCTGTCCGCCTCATCGGCTTCTCCGCCGCCCGGAGAAACCTCAACCTCGCCGCGTCCGCCCACGCTGCGCTCCTCAAGTCCGGACTCCACTCCCACCTCTTCGTCGCCAACTCGCTCCTCGACGCCTACTCCAAATGCGGCCACTTGGACCGGGCACTCGACCTGTTCGACCGAATGCCCCGCAGAGATGTCGTTTCCTGGACCACCATCATCTCGGCGCTCTGCCTCAACGGATCGCCGGCGGACGCGATCGGTGTCTTCGTGGACATGTTGTCGGAGGAAACAGCGCCTCCTCCCAATGAGTTTACGGCTGCGGCGGTCTTGCGGGCTTGTGGGATGCTGACGGACGAGAAGATGGGGAGAATGTTTCACGGTCACCTGGTCGCCTCTGGGTTTGCATACGACGTGTTCGTGTCTAACTCCTTGATCGATATGTACGCAAAGGCTGGGTCTATCGTGGATGCTGAGAGGCTTGTTGGTGGTTTGAGTTCCAGGGATGTGGTTTCTTGGAGTACCATCATATCGGGCTGCGTTCTCCATGGCATGTTTGATAATGCACTGGTTCTGTTTGTTGAAATGTTAGAAGAGGGCATCGTGCCGAATATTGTAACGATGTTGAGCGTCATCCAGGCTTGCTCATTGTTGGGAAGACCAAGCTTGTTTACTGCTGTCCATACTTGCCTCATTAAGTGGGAACTCCACCATAGTATTCCTGTTGCAAAGTCTCTCGCCATAATGTATGCCAAGAATGGATTTTTTTATGAGGGTGTGAAGGTTTTCAACCAATTATTTTCGCCAAATGAGAATGAGTGTTTTGATCCTGATCTTATTGCGGCACTTATCCATGGTTGCACCCAAACAGGATCTTTGGACCATGGCAAGGCCATTCATGGGCGTGTGTTCAAGATGGGCTTCCTTAATTGTACCATTGTAGAGAACTCCGTCATTGATTTGTATGCAAAGCATGGGCAAATTGAGTCAGCACATTCAATTTTTCAAAGGATGGGGGAGAGAGATATTGTATCTTGGAACACAATGATCTCCTGTTTACTGAAGAACGATCATGCTGATGAATCCTTAGATTACCTCAGTCAGCTCCATGCTGCAAGTGGAAGTGAGTTAATGCCAGACTTTGTAACCATAATCAGTTCGATACAAGCTTGTTCCATGATGTCCTCAATGGAGAACGGGCAGATATTGCATGGTTTAGTCATCAAATCAGGGTTCAACTCAGATGTTTTTGTCTGTAATGCTCTTATAGATATGTATGGGAAGTCAGGATGGGTTAATTCCGCTAACCAGATTTTCCAGGAGATGGATGTAAGAGACCTTGGTTCTTGGAATTCGATTATTTCGATTTATGGGATCCATGGAAAGGGAGCTTCAGCTTTACAAGTATTCAAAAATCTCAGGCTTGCACAAACACATAAACCAAATGCTGTAACATTTGTCAATATTATTTCAGCTTGTGGTCATTCGGGTTTGCCATTGGAAGGCTTTGAGTGCTTTAAAGTCATGCAAAGGGACTATGAAATTGAGCCAACTATAGAGCACTATGCTGCAGTGGTAGATCTCTTCGGGAGATGCGGAAAGCTTATTGAGGCAGAGAAATTCATTGAAGAGATGCCTATCAAACCAGGTCCGTCCATTTGGGGGTCACTGTTAGGCGCTTGTGTTATTCATCGGAATGTTGAAATGGCAAAAAGAGCAGCTGCGGAGCTGTCTGTTATGGAACCGGATAGTAATGTCTGGAGGGTAGCATTATCAAATGTATATGCTTCTGCTGGA